In Fluviispira sanaruensis, a genomic segment contains:
- a CDS encoding chemotaxis protein CheW: protein MEQNYEIEENKYLIFKLLNEDYACNLLQIKEVIKSINIKPVPFMVPYFKGIINLRGKILSIIDFRIKVSPIFNDDENKGIILVVESKDLSLGVIVDDLISVQTINKEEIQQNKEMKYTIDNKFIIGNYILKESLVTVIDLASSISEEELKAIKDNENLNISFNL, encoded by the coding sequence ATGGAACAAAATTATGAAATAGAAGAAAATAAATACCTAATATTTAAATTATTAAACGAAGATTATGCATGTAATTTATTACAAATAAAAGAAGTAATTAAATCAATTAATATAAAACCAGTGCCTTTTATGGTTCCCTATTTTAAAGGAATTATTAATTTAAGAGGAAAAATACTAAGCATAATTGATTTCAGAATAAAAGTCTCTCCAATATTTAATGATGATGAAAATAAGGGAATTATTTTAGTCGTTGAAAGCAAGGATTTAAGTTTAGGTGTCATTGTTGATGATTTAATTTCTGTTCAAACCATTAATAAAGAAGAAATACAACAAAATAAAGAAATGAAATATACAATTGACAATAAATTCATAATTGGCAATTATATATTAAAAGAAAGCTTAGTCACAGTTATAGATCTGGCATCATCAATAAGCGAAGAAGAATTAAAAGCTATAAAAGATAATGAAAATTTAAATATATCATTTAATTTATGA
- the cheB gene encoding chemotaxis-specific protein-glutamate methyltransferase CheB produces the protein MKQNENFYLKIIKDIQGLIQVELNNEKIQLATEKIKLRLNILNFAKIEDYYEYYLQNVDVEIRNLISILTNHTTEFFREPEHFDFLADEIFPEFIKRNKPIRIWSAAASSGKEVYSIAICYLEACYTLGIKYEFIPPIEILGTDIDSISIEKCENGIYLASEIEKEIGKVLIQKYFDFGKDELKNHVRIKDSVHKLCKFKVHNLLVTPEDFGKFNIILIRNIIIYYKRKEVKNIIMSIKNHLEKHGYLILGHSESLNGITVPFTHIKNSIYLLNSEIMPDFTKVFVIDDALTVRDFLRKILTKEENFLLVGEAENPIEAMEILSTLEQQPHVIILDLNMPKMNGIEYLEFLKDKPHPPIVVMSSINFDEADNGIRCLELGAFDYIEKPKGVHSTMEIINIKNTILEARKSSKETFLKNKKSFSENKYYNLPKNISKPDLIAIGSSTGGVEALQTILTQIDKNFPPIVIVQHIPEYFSSALANRLNELCHFKVYEGKNKQVLENNCVYLAPGGKQMRIIEEKNSLILEVNDTEKINMHKPSIDYLFYSIAQLKIQLNICALILTGMGNDGANGLKELYDKNAFTIAQDEESSVVFGMPKEAIALGGVHHVASLKDIPNILKRIL, from the coding sequence ATGAAACAAAATGAAAATTTTTATTTGAAAATTATAAAGGATATTCAAGGATTAATTCAAGTAGAGCTCAATAATGAAAAGATACAATTGGCTACAGAAAAAATTAAGCTAAGACTGAATATTTTAAATTTTGCAAAAATTGAAGATTATTATGAATATTATCTTCAAAATGTGGACGTTGAAATTAGAAATTTAATTTCAATTTTAACGAATCATACGACTGAGTTTTTCCGTGAGCCAGAACATTTTGATTTTTTAGCTGATGAAATTTTCCCTGAATTTATAAAAAGAAATAAACCTATTCGCATTTGGTCTGCAGCAGCCTCGAGTGGCAAGGAAGTTTATTCAATTGCTATTTGCTATTTGGAAGCTTGTTACACACTCGGAATAAAATATGAATTTATCCCACCAATTGAAATTTTAGGAACAGACATTGACTCAATATCTATCGAAAAATGTGAAAATGGAATTTATTTAGCATCTGAAATTGAAAAAGAAATAGGGAAGGTATTGATTCAAAAGTATTTTGATTTTGGTAAAGATGAGTTAAAAAATCATGTCAGAATAAAAGATAGTGTTCATAAACTATGTAAATTTAAAGTACACAATCTCCTCGTAACCCCAGAAGACTTTGGTAAATTTAACATTATTTTAATACGAAATATTATAATTTATTATAAACGTAAAGAAGTAAAAAATATTATAATGTCAATAAAAAATCATTTAGAAAAACACGGATATTTAATTCTAGGTCATTCAGAATCTCTCAATGGCATTACAGTTCCCTTCACTCATATAAAAAACTCTATTTATTTGTTAAATTCAGAAATAATGCCTGATTTTACAAAGGTATTTGTCATTGATGATGCATTAACAGTCCGAGATTTTCTCCGAAAAATATTAACTAAAGAAGAAAATTTTTTGCTCGTTGGGGAAGCTGAAAATCCAATTGAAGCAATGGAAATTCTTAGCACATTAGAACAACAACCACACGTTATTATTCTTGATTTGAATATGCCAAAGATGAATGGCATTGAATACCTTGAATTTTTAAAAGACAAGCCTCATCCACCCATTGTAGTTATGAGTTCTATAAACTTTGATGAAGCAGATAATGGGATACGATGTTTGGAATTAGGCGCATTTGATTATATTGAAAAACCAAAAGGAGTTCATTCTACAATGGAAATAATAAATATTAAAAACACGATTCTGGAAGCCAGAAAATCAAGCAAAGAAACTTTTTTAAAAAATAAAAAAAGTTTTAGTGAAAATAAATACTATAATTTACCTAAAAATATATCAAAACCAGACTTAATTGCAATAGGCTCTTCTACTGGTGGTGTCGAAGCACTCCAAACTATCTTAACACAAATTGATAAAAATTTTCCACCCATTGTAATTGTTCAACATATTCCAGAGTATTTCTCATCAGCTTTAGCAAATAGATTAAACGAGCTATGTCATTTTAAAGTTTATGAGGGGAAAAATAAGCAGGTATTAGAAAATAACTGTGTTTATTTAGCACCTGGCGGGAAACAAATGAGAATTATAGAAGAAAAAAATAGCCTCATTTTAGAAGTAAATGACACAGAAAAAATCAATATGCATAAACCATCTATAGACTATTTATTTTATTCAATCGCTCAGCTAAAGATTCAACTTAATATTTGCGCACTCATTTTGACAGGTATGGGTAACGATGGAGCAAATGGCTTAAAAGAATTATATGATAAAAATGCATTTACCATCGCTCAAGATGAGGAAAGCAGTGTCGTTTTTGGAATGCCCAAAGAAGCTATAGCACTTGGAGGAGTTCATCATGTTGCTTCTTTGAAAGACATTCCAAATATTTTAAAACGAATACTTTAA
- a CDS encoding YdeI/OmpD-associated family protein: protein MRKIFQEVIPKSRAQFRAWLKKNHEQKESVWVVIFKISSGKLNLSAVDVTEEALCFGWIDSIPRKLDEYSYKLLVSQRKPASVWSALNKKRVKELIAKGLMTKYGLEKINIAKKNGAWSKLNASDRLELPNDLEMLLKRNQKAYKFYQSMSPSSKRVVLEWINAAKTEETRNKRIKETVQLAAKSIRANHYRDLLKIKK, encoded by the coding sequence ATGAGAAAGATATTCCAAGAAGTTATTCCAAAATCAAGAGCTCAGTTCAGAGCTTGGCTCAAAAAAAATCATGAGCAAAAAGAAAGTGTTTGGGTTGTTATCTTTAAAATTTCGAGCGGTAAGTTAAACCTAAGTGCAGTTGATGTTACTGAAGAGGCGTTGTGTTTCGGATGGATTGACAGTATCCCGCGAAAGTTAGATGAGTACAGTTATAAATTACTCGTTTCCCAAAGAAAACCTGCAAGTGTTTGGTCTGCATTGAATAAAAAGCGCGTGAAAGAGTTAATTGCTAAGGGCTTAATGACTAAATATGGACTTGAAAAAATAAATATTGCTAAAAAAAATGGGGCATGGTCTAAGCTCAATGCTTCTGATCGTTTAGAATTACCGAATGATTTGGAAATGCTGCTTAAACGTAACCAGAAGGCGTATAAGTTTTATCAGTCAATGTCTCCTTCATCAAAAAGAGTAGTTCTTGAATGGATTAATGCTGCAAAGACTGAAGAAACTAGAAATAAACGCATTAAAGAAACTGTTCAACTGGCTGCTAAAAGTATTCGAGCAAATCACTATCGTGATTTGCTGAAGATAAAAAAATAA
- a CDS encoding methyl-accepting chemotaxis protein has product MKNKVWTIRKRLWTLSTLMIILIFCMGVIPFQLNNFYNEKIGKFSSEIIPAIKNLTLADMLHDGIRANIFGIMIASDSKNYGKLKELADEGSEFKEKFLNHLNNLNSLILNKKIHDDLKLILIDAKIYTDLSDKIAKNALDKRNSETRILLIQFNDIFKKLEKSISSIIITVNAYSEQNIKNTNDYGRNSLYFLITILSTFLCAAIFLSKFSIKKLNNSLNSLILALNSQSIFIMQRANSSQKSSKELSDMTMKQAAAIQETAASMEEMSSMLTQTSKHSAHNLRISEEGQISAQKGRESISQMLSAMDSIQASNVKLEEISNLIVKIANKTKIINEIVSETRLLSFNASIEAARAGIHGKGFAVVAEEVGKLASMSGSAANEIRELLESSTSEVAHVVSDIRERIITGKNISKMCEASFDNMTEILFKINEGTKIIVSSTSEQETGMKQTTIAMRQIDEVTQRNSAIGIAQATDSQSLASGIKNISEIITKLRYLIIGNVAKNENKTDENIFDSNSSKNNPDNFFSLNTQQNEDNKVNSDYILTDNMPRRNDSRWKA; this is encoded by the coding sequence ATGAAAAATAAAGTATGGACAATACGTAAAAGACTTTGGACGTTATCTACACTCATGATTATATTAATTTTTTGCATGGGTGTTATACCTTTTCAATTAAATAATTTTTATAATGAAAAAATTGGCAAGTTTTCATCTGAAATTATACCTGCGATAAAAAATTTAACTCTTGCAGATATGCTGCACGATGGAATTCGGGCTAATATTTTTGGAATTATGATAGCTTCAGACTCAAAAAATTATGGAAAACTAAAAGAATTAGCGGATGAAGGAAGCGAATTTAAGGAAAAATTTTTAAATCATTTAAACAATCTTAATAGTTTAATATTAAATAAAAAAATTCATGATGATTTAAAATTAATACTAATTGATGCGAAAATTTATACTGATTTATCAGACAAAATTGCGAAAAATGCTTTAGATAAAAGGAATTCAGAGACTCGAATTTTATTGATTCAGTTCAATGATATATTTAAAAAGCTTGAAAAATCTATAAGTTCGATAATAATTACAGTAAATGCATATTCAGAACAAAACATTAAGAATACAAATGATTACGGAAGAAATTCTTTATATTTTTTAATTACCATTTTATCAACTTTCTTATGCGCAGCTATTTTTCTATCAAAGTTTTCAATTAAAAAACTTAATAATAGTCTAAATAGTCTGATCCTTGCTCTCAATAGTCAGTCAATTTTCATTATGCAAAGAGCGAATAGTTCACAAAAAAGCTCTAAAGAACTTTCAGATATGACAATGAAGCAGGCTGCAGCTATTCAAGAAACTGCAGCAAGTATGGAAGAAATGAGCTCTATGCTAACGCAAACAAGTAAGCATTCTGCACATAATTTGCGCATCTCTGAAGAGGGGCAGATCAGTGCACAAAAAGGACGAGAATCCATATCACAAATGCTTTCTGCTATGGATAGTATTCAAGCATCAAATGTTAAGTTGGAAGAAATTTCCAATCTTATCGTTAAAATAGCTAATAAAACAAAAATAATTAATGAAATAGTCTCAGAAACGAGACTTCTTTCATTCAATGCTTCCATTGAAGCCGCTCGCGCCGGCATACATGGTAAAGGCTTTGCTGTAGTTGCAGAAGAAGTTGGCAAGTTAGCTTCTATGAGTGGATCTGCTGCGAACGAAATTAGAGAGTTACTTGAGTCATCAACCTCAGAAGTCGCACATGTTGTGTCAGACATTCGTGAACGAATCATTACTGGAAAAAATATTTCAAAAATGTGCGAAGCTTCTTTTGATAATATGACTGAAATTCTTTTTAAAATAAATGAAGGAACAAAAATTATTGTCTCATCTACGAGCGAACAAGAAACCGGTATGAAGCAAACTACGATTGCAATGCGACAAATTGATGAAGTAACACAACGTAATAGTGCTATTGGAATTGCTCAAGCAACAGACAGTCAATCTTTGGCTAGCGGTATCAAGAATATTAGTGAAATTATTACAAAGTTAAGATATTTAATTATTGGAAATGTAGCTAAAAATGAAAATAAAACAGATGAAAATATATTTGATAGCAATTCATCAAAAAACAACCCAGATAATTTTTTCTCATTAAATACACAACAAAACGAAGATAATAAAGTTAATAGCGATTATATATTAACTGATAACATGCCGAGAAGAAATGATTCAAGATGGAAAGCATAA
- a CDS encoding transposase has product MNNLVSGSSKELELHSQTVQFVSEEYITHRIQFKTLLRWRGKRSLGWIPFKASAIKIHNGKISYQKNEFSFWNSRDLPEDAKIKTGSFCQDKSGHWYLNVAFESEQIGITREDDKEIRIDIGIKTLATCSNGEKIERPNLRKNALAKLRYLKRCQRFAQRKQSKSKKYRELPKAKQEIKLHINIHFRQNHLKILTKEDDLFMTFRIIR; this is encoded by the coding sequence ATGAATAATCTTGTGAGTGGGAGCTCAAAAGAGTTAGAATTACACTCTCAAACAGTTCAATTTGTTTCTGAAGAATACATCACACACAGGATTCAGTTTAAAACACTATTGCGTTGGCGTGGGAAAAGATCTTTAGGATGGATACCGTTTAAAGCTTCCGCAATTAAAATTCATAATGGAAAAATATCTTATCAAAAAAATGAATTTTCTTTTTGGAACTCAAGAGATCTTCCAGAAGATGCAAAAATAAAAACAGGCTCATTTTGTCAAGATAAAAGCGGACATTGGTATTTAAATGTTGCTTTTGAAAGTGAACAAATTGGAATTACAAGAGAAGATGATAAAGAAATTAGGATAGATATTGGGATTAAAACTCTTGCTACTTGTTCAAATGGTGAAAAGATAGAGCGGCCAAATTTAAGAAAAAATGCATTAGCAAAACTTCGGTATTTAAAAAGATGTCAAAGGTTTGCACAAAGAAAGCAATCGAAAAGTAAAAAATACCGAGAATTGCCAAAAGCAAAACAAGAAATAAAACTTCATATAAATATTCATTTCAGACAAAATCATCTTAAAATCCTTACTAAGGAAGATGACTTGTTTATGACTTTTAGAATCATCAGATAA
- a CDS encoding alpha/beta fold hydrolase, translating to MLPYSCAHFQIYEYTPSQNKKIEKALFFAHANGVPAQTYRTLFEKMAEQLNWLIVTYDMRGIGKTEAPAKLIKDKPSEWIWEILIEDHIELFQKIREQKAHDLIWILGGHSLGAWVSLLSAKTLQMDKLYLLDPPILPPKIVLKWSLVSLLKLKHLSPLSLRVKKRKLKFASIENAFHEFKKSSFMKKWSDEAILDYINGSFAKKEDEIQLIHDPKWEGIMFEEYPAMAAFGFLKVPFKFRNKVSPIFFVGEKSDTCFPWAKKWVQLFFPKLTWVIIPNGTHMYPIEMPDELILAIQRHS from the coding sequence ATGCTTCCATACAGTTGTGCTCATTTTCAAATCTATGAATACACCCCATCGCAAAATAAAAAAATTGAAAAAGCTCTCTTTTTTGCTCATGCAAATGGCGTACCCGCACAAACCTATCGTACACTCTTCGAAAAAATGGCCGAACAATTAAATTGGCTCATTGTCACTTATGACATGCGCGGTATCGGTAAAACCGAAGCACCTGCAAAATTAATTAAGGACAAGCCCTCTGAATGGATTTGGGAAATATTAATTGAAGATCATATTGAACTCTTTCAAAAGATAAGAGAACAAAAGGCTCACGATCTTATATGGATCTTAGGCGGGCACAGCCTGGGCGCTTGGGTTTCTTTGCTTTCAGCAAAAACTTTGCAGATGGATAAACTTTATTTATTGGATCCACCTATACTGCCACCAAAAATAGTTCTAAAATGGAGTCTTGTCAGTTTATTAAAGTTAAAGCACTTAAGCCCGCTTTCACTGCGCGTCAAAAAAAGGAAGCTAAAATTTGCTTCCATTGAAAATGCTTTTCATGAATTTAAAAAAAGCTCATTTATGAAAAAATGGAGTGATGAAGCCATACTTGATTATATAAATGGAAGTTTTGCAAAAAAAGAGGACGAAATTCAACTTATCCATGATCCAAAGTGGGAAGGCATTATGTTTGAAGAATATCCTGCAATGGCTGCCTTCGGATTTTTAAAAGTTCCCTTTAAATTCCGTAATAAGGTCAGTCCGATCTTTTTTGTCGGTGAAAAAAGCGACACTTGCTTTCCGTGGGCAAAAAAATGGGTGCAGTTATTCTTTCCAAAACTCACTTGGGTTATAATCCCTAACGGAACACACATGTATCCAATTGAAATGCCCGATGAACTTATTCTAGCTATTCAACGTCACTCATAG
- a CDS encoding IucA/IucC family protein: MDRNHAKRTILSKLFQAFVRETILQKENMKVCKIDNSIEINLTNNEKLIALIDSFDSFERFDLLSDIQYISQHGVQNINHPLEFLALVKKDLTNEHNISEENFAHFCNEIENSLTNLILAEISYELIKNEYQKSTNETDVKSSIEWIQLQKSENKQFSSLSFYEQCVIQGHPLHPSAKTKIGFDIDELMTYSPEWRNIVYLEIMAVKKSHCKVTLLEGYSFSDLLFKEYPDFSEKIKAELAAKGLDYSNYDFIPVHPWQRKHSILPKFKNQITENKIIPLISVRIPSLSMVSLRSFAPLQSIEHKRHHIKTTINLLTPSDFGLLSSKATEYAPRISKMLLSIQRDLKSFQNGQFRIQAEVSGVSYIEYSDKYIKAEKDELSENLSCLLRENPENYLKENEICLPAAALLEKSPINGKSIITEFICEYSDKYQYLLIDKAAKSFFKKYISIAIPPLLTLLSRYGLSLSAHLQNCVPVFSKGEPVALFVRDFSQIRINKERLEKQNFTLNLVSEDANLFCKNACALHKNLFYSFFQNNIGEIIIELQKNYSISEKELWDEVKCVCQETFAELKKDPLIELQATEDEEDLFKDTIQMKAMTKMRLNGGKSEYLFVGIQNPMSDVE, translated from the coding sequence ATGGATAGAAATCATGCCAAAAGAACAATATTAAGTAAGCTATTTCAAGCTTTCGTGCGTGAAACTATTTTACAAAAAGAAAATATGAAAGTCTGTAAAATCGATAATAGCATTGAAATTAATTTAACTAATAATGAGAAACTTATCGCATTGATCGATTCTTTTGATTCCTTCGAACGTTTCGATCTCCTCAGTGATATCCAGTATATTTCACAGCATGGTGTGCAAAATATAAATCACCCGCTTGAGTTCCTTGCATTGGTGAAAAAAGATTTAACAAATGAGCATAATATTTCTGAAGAAAATTTTGCTCATTTCTGTAATGAAATTGAAAATAGTTTGACAAATCTTATTTTAGCAGAAATATCTTATGAACTTATTAAAAATGAATATCAAAAATCTACAAACGAAACTGATGTGAAGTCATCCATTGAGTGGATTCAATTACAAAAAAGTGAGAATAAACAATTTAGTTCACTCTCATTTTATGAGCAATGCGTTATACAGGGGCACCCTTTGCATCCAAGTGCAAAAACAAAAATAGGTTTTGATATCGATGAATTAATGACTTATTCACCAGAGTGGCGCAACATAGTTTACCTCGAAATCATGGCAGTTAAAAAATCACATTGCAAAGTAACATTACTGGAAGGATATTCATTTTCTGATCTATTATTTAAAGAGTACCCTGATTTTTCAGAAAAAATAAAAGCAGAGCTGGCAGCAAAAGGACTCGATTATAGCAATTATGATTTTATTCCAGTGCATCCTTGGCAGCGCAAACACTCAATCCTACCTAAATTTAAAAATCAAATTACAGAGAATAAAATCATTCCTCTTATCTCGGTAAGAATTCCATCTCTATCAATGGTTTCTTTGCGTTCATTTGCACCTCTGCAAAGTATTGAGCACAAGCGCCATCATATTAAAACCACAATAAATCTATTAACCCCCAGTGATTTTGGTTTGCTATCTAGTAAAGCTACTGAATATGCCCCACGCATTTCTAAAATGCTTCTATCAATCCAACGAGATTTAAAATCATTTCAGAATGGTCAGTTCAGAATTCAAGCAGAAGTGTCAGGTGTAAGCTATATTGAGTATTCTGATAAATATATTAAAGCTGAAAAAGACGAGTTGAGCGAAAATCTCAGCTGTCTATTAAGAGAGAATCCTGAAAATTATTTAAAAGAAAACGAAATCTGTTTGCCTGCAGCCGCTTTATTAGAAAAGTCACCAATCAATGGTAAAAGTATAATCACTGAATTTATTTGTGAGTATAGTGATAAATATCAGTATCTTTTAATAGATAAAGCCGCAAAGTCTTTTTTTAAGAAATATATTTCTATCGCGATTCCTCCTCTGTTAACTTTATTAAGTCGTTATGGATTAAGTTTATCTGCACATTTACAAAACTGTGTGCCCGTCTTCTCTAAAGGCGAACCAGTCGCGCTTTTTGTCAGAGATTTTTCACAAATTCGAATTAATAAAGAGCGATTAGAAAAGCAAAATTTCACATTAAATTTAGTCAGTGAAGATGCGAATCTATTTTGTAAAAATGCTTGTGCATTGCATAAAAATTTATTTTATTCTTTCTTTCAAAATAATATTGGTGAAATCATTATTGAACTGCAAAAGAATTACTCTATTTCTGAAAAAGAACTATGGGATGAAGTGAAATGCGTATGTCAAGAAACGTTTGCTGAATTAAAAAAAGATCCGCTGATTGAACTTCAGGCCACTGAAGATGAAGAAGATCTCTTTAAAGACACTATCCAAATGAAAGCAATGACCAAAATGCGTTTAAATGGAGGGAAAAGTGAGTATCTTTTTGTAGGAATTCAAAATCCTATGAGTGACGTTGAATAG
- a CDS encoding GAF domain-containing protein — translation MSLITVTDLTLNEMNYDEFLNMFTNFLNYEKDWLANLSNTCSLLNNFLSDINWVGFYLLKQDELVLGPFQGKVACTRIAFGKGVCGTAIKHLKTMRVDDVHNFTGHIACDSDSRSEIVIPLFRNNNQRTKENLIGVLDIDSPNLDRFSRHDAEKLEELVGILCEKTQWPEFFA, via the coding sequence ATGAGTCTTATAACGGTTACAGATTTAACGTTAAATGAAATGAATTACGACGAATTCCTAAATATGTTTACAAACTTTCTAAACTATGAAAAGGATTGGCTCGCAAATTTATCAAATACCTGTTCACTATTAAATAACTTTTTATCTGACATCAATTGGGTTGGATTTTATCTTTTAAAACAGGATGAATTGGTTCTCGGCCCTTTCCAAGGAAAAGTTGCCTGTACACGTATTGCTTTTGGCAAAGGGGTTTGTGGCACAGCCATAAAACATTTAAAAACTATGCGAGTGGATGATGTGCATAATTTCACAGGCCACATTGCCTGCGACAGCGACTCCCGTTCCGAAATTGTCATTCCTCTGTTCCGAAATAATAACCAACGGACAAAAGAAAATCTTATAGGTGTTCTGGATATAGATAGTCCAAACTTAGATCGCTTTTCACGACATGATGCCGAAAAGCTCGAAGAGTTAGTGGGAATATTGTGTGAAAAAACGCAATGGCCTGAGTTTTTCGCATAA
- a CDS encoding chemotaxis protein CheA — MNTIIEAQFIITFIEEALENLASWEATCLNINKSNEHESIAQLFRIAHNLKGSSASVGLNQLTDYIHKVEELLTSIKNDEIKFEAKILNLFFEIHSFTLEWILSIQDNSSYLHNNVNENINNILTFLKEKDASSIFSNGFEIFEEFTSTLKNEENYYISKQNETKKNDGEKNKKNCADEYLKVNVCKLDNLINYIGEVVIDQNILKQISQSNSLPQDVKNTISQMGKNIQELQDITLSLRMMSLEQQFQKMNRIVRDLSLKQQKKINFETFGSDVELDKVIVDKLTDPLTHLIRNAIDHGIESKEDRLNKNKPIECSIELRAMQEEGNVKILLKDDGKGLDETKILNKAIQKGIIEANNNLTKSEIQRLIFKPGFSTKDEVSDISGRGVGLDVVNNVISELKGSIDIETEIDKGTTFIISLPSSLSIIKGLIFKSNKQLFVIPESQIAEVVDHKKFKIETRLNGSEVFTLRNEIIPIISLNKLLHADEMEITFESENNGILIQHLGKRFSFQVEEIINTQTIVLKKLSQELIGIPGVIATTVLGNGEPALVLNLSQLVNIWSYHGTKL, encoded by the coding sequence GTGAATACAATTATTGAAGCTCAATTTATAATTACATTTATAGAAGAAGCTCTCGAAAATCTAGCATCTTGGGAAGCGACTTGTTTAAATATAAATAAATCGAATGAACACGAATCGATTGCGCAGCTATTTCGTATTGCACACAATCTAAAAGGCTCGTCTGCATCCGTCGGCCTAAACCAACTTACTGATTATATTCATAAAGTAGAAGAACTTTTAACATCAATTAAAAATGATGAAATAAAATTTGAAGCAAAGATATTAAATCTTTTTTTTGAAATTCATTCCTTTACACTTGAATGGATATTATCCATTCAAGATAACTCAAGTTATCTTCATAATAATGTAAATGAAAATATTAATAATATACTAACATTTTTAAAAGAAAAAGATGCATCAAGTATATTCTCTAATGGCTTTGAAATCTTTGAAGAATTTACAAGCACATTAAAGAATGAAGAAAATTATTATATATCCAAACAGAATGAAACAAAAAAAAATGACGGAGAAAAAAACAAAAAAAATTGTGCAGATGAATATCTAAAAGTGAATGTATGCAAACTTGATAATTTAATAAATTATATCGGAGAAGTCGTAATTGATCAGAATATTTTAAAGCAAATATCACAATCAAACTCACTCCCCCAAGATGTCAAAAATACCATTTCCCAAATGGGTAAAAATATTCAAGAATTACAAGATATTACGCTCTCATTAAGAATGATGTCTCTTGAGCAACAATTTCAGAAAATGAATCGAATAGTAAGAGACCTATCGCTAAAACAACAAAAAAAAATAAACTTTGAAACTTTTGGTTCTGACGTGGAACTAGATAAAGTTATAGTCGATAAATTAACAGATCCATTAACTCATTTAATAAGAAATGCAATTGACCATGGAATTGAAAGCAAAGAAGATAGATTAAACAAAAATAAACCAATAGAGTGTTCAATTGAATTAAGGGCAATGCAAGAAGAAGGCAATGTTAAAATATTATTAAAAGACGACGGAAAAGGGCTAGATGAAACTAAAATATTAAACAAAGCAATTCAAAAAGGAATTATCGAGGCCAACAATAATTTAACAAAAAGTGAAATTCAAAGGCTCATTTTTAAGCCTGGGTTTTCTACTAAAGATGAAGTGTCCGACATTTCTGGCAGAGGTGTTGGACTTGATGTGGTCAATAATGTAATTTCAGAGCTAAAAGGAAGTATTGATATTGAAACTGAAATTGATAAAGGAACAACATTTATTATTTCTTTACCCTCATCACTATCTATCATCAAAGGTTTGATATTTAAGTCAAACAAACAGCTATTTGTTATTCCAGAATCTCAAATAGCTGAAGTCGTAGATCATAAGAAATTTAAAATAGAAACTAGGTTAAATGGAAGCGAAGTTTTTACTTTAAGAAATGAAATAATTCCTATAATTTCACTAAATAAACTTTTGCACGCAGACGAGATGGAAATAACGTTTGAAAGCGAAAATAATGGGATATTAATTCAACATCTAGGTAAAAGATTCTCCTTCCAAGTGGAAGAAATTATAAATACCCAAACCATTGTCCTCAAAAAATTATCCCAAGAACTCATAGGGATTCCTGGGGTTATTGCAACAACAGTCTTAGGAAATGGAGAACCAGCTTTAGTACTTAATCTAAGTCAATTAGTTAATATCTGGAGTTATCATGGAACAAAATTATGA